From the genome of Pseudomonas migulae:
CCGGTTGCAGCAGGCTTTCGAGACGGGTGCGCGCCAGTGGATCGCCGGTTTCACCGAGCAGGCGCACTGCGGCGAGGCGCACAGCCGGGTCGGTGTCGACCAGTTGCAGGTTGGCCAGGGCCAGGCTCAATGCGGCATGGACGCTTTCATCTTTTTCACCCGCCAGTTGCTGGTCGAGGAATTTCAGCTGCGCGGGTTTCGCGCTTTTCTGCAATTGCTGCCCGGCAGCCAGACGGGTTTTGGCGTCGGCGGCGAGCAATTGGTGGCTGGCCAGTGCGGTGTCGATCAGACCCCGCAGGCGATTGTTCAAACGCAGGGTTTTGGCTTGGCCATCGACGGTCAACTCGCCTTGTTGCAGGGCGTTGATCAGTTCGATACGCGCCGGATTGGGCTGCGCGGCCCAGGCCTCCAGGAGTTTGGCTTGCTGCACGGGATTGGCGGCGACGAAGTCTTCGGCGTCGCTGGCGAACGTGGTCATCGGCAGCAAGAGTGCGATGGCAAGAATGAAACGGTAAAGGGCAGTCGGCATGTCTTTGGCCTTGCGCGGACTAAATGTGAGAGCGGGCTTTTGTGGCGCGGGGATTTATCCCCGTTGGGTCGCGAAGCGGCGCCCAGCATTTCAAAGTCCAACCGCATGTAATGAGTTGACGTCTGCTTCGCAGCTGAACGGGGATAAATCCCCTCACCACAAAGGCCCGCTCCCACAGGGATTTGTGTCGGGCCTAAGCTCCGTACCCAGGCCCGACACCCAATGGCTTAGTTGCTCTTCACCGCATACTCCGGCTTCTTGTCGTTACCCGGAATGAACGGGCTCCACGGCTGGGCGCGGATCGGTCCTTCGGTCTGCCACACCACATTGAACTGACCGTCCGCCTGGATCTCGCCGATCATCACCGGCTTGTGCAAGTGGTGGTTGGTCTTGTCCATGGTCAGGGTGTACCCGGACGGCGCGGCAAAGGTCTGGCCGCCGAGGGCTTCGCGGACTTTGTCGACGTCGGTGGACTTGGCTTTCTCCGCCGCTTGCGCCCACATGTGAATGCCGACGTAGGTGGCTTCCATCGGGTCGTTGGTCACCGCTTTGTCGGCGCCCGGCAAGTTGTGTTTCTTCGCGTAGGCTTTCCAGTCGGCGACGAATTTCTTGTTCGCCGGGTTCTCCACCGATTCGAAGTAGTTCCACGCCGCGAGGTTGCCCACCAGCGGCTTGGTGTCGATGCCGCGCAATTCTTCTTCACCCACCGAGAACGCCACGACCGGAACGTCGGTGGCTTTCAAACCCTGGTTGGCCAGCTCTTTATAGAACGGCACATTGGAGTCGCCGTTGACGGTGGAGATGACCGCCGTCTTGCCACCCGCCGAGAATTTCTTGATGTTGGCCACGATGGTTTGATAGTCGCTGTGGCCGAACGGGGTGTAGACCTCTTCGATGTCCTTGTCTGCCACCCCTTTGGAGTGCAGGAACGAGCGCAGGATCTTGTTGGTGGTGCGCGGATAGACGTAGTCGGTGCCGAGCAGGAAATAGCGCTTGGCGCTGCCGCCTTCTTCGCTCATCAAATATTCCACGGCCGGGATCGCCTGCTGGTTGGGCGCCGCGCCGGTGTAGAACACGTTGGGCGACATCTCTTCACCTTCGTACTGCACCGGGTAGAACAGCAAACCGTTGAGTTCTTCGAACACCGGCAATACCGATTTACGCGACACCGACGTCCAGCAACCGAACACCACCGCGACTTTGTCCTGCGTCAGCAACTGCCGGCCCTTTTCGGCGAACAGCGGCCAGTTCGACGCCGGGTCCACGACCACCGGTTCCAGCATCTTGCCGTTCACGCCGCCCTTGGCGTTGATCTCGTCGATGGTCATCAACGCCATGTCCTTCAGCGACGTTTCGGAGATCGCCATGGTGCCGGACAACGAATGCAGAATACCGACCTTGATGGTCTCGGCGGCCTGGACGGTCCAGGTCAAGCCCATCGCGGCAATGCTTGCCGTGAGTGTAAAAGCCTTGATCAAGCTGCGACGCTTCATTGTGCGATCTCCATGAACTTATGAATTTTCTTGGTTGGCAGATGCGGACTACTGAAGGGTGTTTTGCAAGGGCTGTGCCCGGTCGGGAAAAGGCCATGAAGTATCGTTTTTAACGTGTCAGCCGGAACGATCGCGCACCAGGCTGGGGCCGGTTTGCGAGAGGGGTGCACTGCTGTGCGCGGGATTGGTGCCGATTGCGTTCCGTACAAAAGCCGCACAGATATATATGTACCGCCCGCCGCGCTGAGGAATCTTGATCATGAGCACTCCATTCGAGTGAGCAGAACATGAACGACACTTCTATCAATACCTCTTCAAAATCCCCGGTGGCGGTCAAATTCCCCGCACTGGGACCGAGCTTCATCAGCGCGGACGATGCGGCCTATTGGGTACATCGACAGATGGCTGGACGCCGTGACAAGGCCTATGGCGGCGTGATCGTGGAGCGCAGCGACGGGAAATTTCAGCCCACGTTGCCAGTGGCTGGAAGAACGGGGTTTTTCGATTTCAGTGCGCTGCTGTACATCGGGTCCCCCACTGGGGAGCTGTTGTCTCCTGTGGGATGCAGTGGTGCGGCTTTTTACCTGTTTAATCCGGCGGAGCACGCCGACGTCCTGCGTTTTCATCCGGACTGGACGGCTGACCAGATCGGTTTGTATCTCGGGTTTTTCTCCAGGGCGCATATCGTCAGCTACATGCAGGACCCGAGCAGCTACGGCCAACGACACTACGTCTCAGGGCCGGACGGTTCATTGATCAAGTACCAGTCTTCTGATGTGTCAGCGGATAAAAAGCTCTTTGAACCCGCCATCAAGCCCTTCGCGTCGTTTGCTGACGTTGAGCGTCTGATTCAGACAATGGTCCGGATCGGCACCTTGAACGTGCTGGTTGCCAATGCGCAGTGGGGTGGCGTGCGAGGGCAAGTGCCGGGCAACTGGACACCCGGTACTGCTGTGACGTCCAGGCTGATGACTGTGAATGTGCAGCCATTTTATGGTCCCGTGTTCGACCGAGCGTACAAGGCCATTGAGGCCGTAGCACAGACGCTAACAACGTCTCACGACAGCGCCGGGCTTGGCTTCGTGCTGAAATCCGCCGGCAGTCCGGACTGCGTTGCAACGTACCCGACGCCCTCCAGCCCACCGCAAACGGCATTACTCAAAACCTTTCCCACAACAGCGGATCGCAAGCTCGAACCGGTGTTGGACTACGCCCTCGACGGTGTTTATTTTGTCTCACAGCCCGACGCAGTTCAGAGTGCCAGCGAGCCGTGGCTGTATGAACGTTTTTTTTCAACGGACAACCTGGCGGCAGGCATCAGTTTTTCGACGCAGGATGTTTATCGGCAGGAGTACGCCGACTATCTAAAGGTGTACGGATGGATTGGAGACGGTGCTGTATTGCAATACCGTCCCTCTGTGCACATCAAGGAAGTCCCTCTGGAGGACAGTGCAAGCCTCAATGCGCAACTGAAGGCTGGCACGCTCAAACCCATGGATTATGTCCGGCAGGTGGCCGCCGCCGGTGAACTGACGGTCCTCAAGGACAGCGCGTTGTGGGATGTCGTCGGGATCGTGGGGCCTGACTGGGAGCCCTACGCCGGATCGCGGCGCATGAGTCCTGTCTTTGTCATGGCGGACGACGCCGCACGTTTCGCCCATGATGAAATTGGCAGTCGACGTGACCAGGGTTACGTGGGATTGATCCTGCAGGATCGGCACAACCGCTTCGTCGCGACCGAGCCGGTGTGGACGGCAACGCAACGATTTGCGCTGGACAGACTGTGTCCTCTGGATGCGTCGGGGGCGCCGGTCATCCTGACTGAAGGCTATTCACTGCATGGGATGTACGCCTCTCGCTGGCGAGCGGATTCCAGGGTCGTGTCAGACGCCGACGAGGAGGAGCGGTTGATGCTGGCGCAAATGTTTACCGACAACGACATTCGCGCGGTGCTCGAAAAACGAAAGCATGTCGCTGCATTTTATCTCTCAGGCTCGGCAGACAGTCTGTTGGTTTATAGCCCGGATGAACGGAGTGTGGGGGCAACCAAGCGGTTGCAGGAGCGGGTTGCCATGCTCGCTGATGGCAACACCCTGATTGCTCGAGAGCTGACGGCCGGCACGCTTGAGCCCGGCAAGGTAGTCGATGAACTGGCCAGGACCGGCAGATTGCGCGTGGTGGTCGGTAATGAAGTATGGGGCCCGCGAGGTACGGTGTTGGGTGACGATGTCAGCAATGAAATCGGCTCATCGGATGTTGCCGCTCCGGCGCTGGGTGCGGTTTTTTCCAGTCCCGAGGACGTGGTGCTCAGCGCTCGTGATCGAGCCCGGGGCGATTACCGTGCGGCTGCCTCCGGGCTGGGGTTTATTCTCAGGCACAAGAACCGCAATGAATATGTGGCGACCGAAACGGTGCCAGCGCGGCGCCTTGAGGTGCTGAACCAGTCCAGTGATTTTGGCGCTCCCGTCTTGATCGAAGAGTTCCACACCTTCGGTCTTTTTTACTCGGCAAGCTGGATGCCTCAACGGTTGTCGACGGCGGACGCCTGGTTCGCCCGACACTTTGTACCCGTCAGCGATCTGGCAGCGGCAATCTACGATGACAAAGATACGCAACGTCTCACTCATCATCAGGACCTGAGCATCTTTATCGCGACGCTGGATGGCGCATTGCTGCGCTTCAAGTATTCGTCTTCTTCTACGCAGTTCGACAAAAAAGGCGCGCAAGAACTGGCGTCGGTGTTGGCCAATGACACACCACCCTATGCCAAGGTGATCCGCTTGATCGCCAGTGCCGGAGAGCTGGAGGTGCTGCGTACCAGTGAACTGTGGGATGAGCCGGGGGTTGTCGACGCTGACTGGAAGCCTTATGCACAGCTCCAGCGGCGCGCCCTGAGCCCGGTTTTTCTGCTACAGGATGACGCGGTGCGCTATGCGATGGCGCAGCTGGGCTCCCGGCGTGAACGGGTTTACGGTGGCCTGGTGTTGCGCCGGGTTGATGGTTTGTTTGTCGCGACATTACCGGTGGCGGTGGCCGTCGAGAACTTCCCGGCCAACTGGATTCGCCTGGACGACCTGGCAGAAAAAGGATTGTTTCTGGCGGGCAGTACGGTCGTCGCCCGATACCACTCTCGAGTTCACATCGAGCCTATCTTCGCGCTGTCGAGCCGAGAACGGGACGTGTACCTCAATATGTTTTCGACCAATTTCCTGTCGGACATTCTGCCCACCTCCGTAGGTTCCCAATCGCTGTCTCCCGGTAAGGAGTATCTGTTGGGGCTCGATAACAGCCTGATCAGCTACACCCTCAGCGGGAATGCTGCCGAGAAAAAGCTGGCCGGCGCATTGGCAGCCCCCAGTCAACTACAGCGCTGGCATAACGCGATAGAACTGCAGATGCGCAGCGGCGCGCTGTCCCCCAGTGACTACGTCAATCAGGTTGCCAGGGCCGGTCTGTTGCAAGTGGTCCAGGGCAGTCGACTGTGGGGGGAGGCGAAGCAAGTGTCGGGATGGGTTCCTTATCCTGATGTTATCTCGCCCGAGCTGCACCGGTTTGCCGTCGCCGATCCGACACTCAGCCCGGTCTTCACACAAATGGATGACGCCGTGCGCCACATCCATCGAATGGAGGCCCCCCGCACCCGCCTGAGGTTCGGGTTTGTACTCAAGTCGCTTGGCAGTGAGCGGTATGTGACGACGCTGCCGATAGTCGGGGAGCAAGGGCGTCTCTCTCTCGATCGGGTGTTCCCGAATGGATTGCTACCGCTGGGATATGACATTCAAGGGATCTATTTGTGTCCCTCGACAGCTTCCGGGCAGCGGGCCCATGACTTTACGCTCAGCTTCATTTCGCCCCTGGATCTGGTGCGAGGAATGGAGGCGGTCATGGTGACCACGGCTAAAGGGTTTACTTATCGCAGTGTCTACCTCTCCTGTGCCGACGGTGCCCTGTTGCAATACGAACCAACGTCCAACGCTGCGCAGTGGGGTTCTTTTCAGGCAACGGTTGCCTACGAGAAAATTCTGCAATCGGGTCGGGAGTCGCTGGTCGAGTACTTGCGCAAGGTGATCCGGCACGGTGAATTACGCGCGGTGGTGCGCAGCACTTTTTGGTCGCCTTTAAAGGGGATTGCCAAGGGCGCCCTGACCGGTGGCGGGCTTGTGAGTTGGCCGCAGGACAACCGGTTTGCGCTGGGGCCGATATTCGCCCATGCCGATGATGCCGCCCGCTCGGCCCAGAGACTGGTTGGTGAGTATGTGGGTCAACAGTCCCTGGGCGGGGTTCTGGTTCGTCAGGCCACTGCTTCGTTTGTAGCCGTTGAGCCGCTCGCGGACGGGTTAGACAGTGGCGCCGCCAGCCGATTGTTTTACTCGGGGCCGGGAGGGCCGATTGCACCGGTCACGGTGCCGGGGGCGCCGCAATTGCCGATACCGGTTTTTCCTCAGGGCTACAAGTGGGTGGCGGTTCATCAGTTTTACAAAGCGTTCAATCAGTTTGTGACGGGGCTCAGCGCTGCTGATCGCTTGCTGATGAACCACCTGGCCCTGGCAGACCTGAGGTTCTGCACGAATGTAGTGAGCAAAAGCGGTGCCTTGGGTGGTAGCTGCTATTTCACCGGGCGCGGTGGGTCGCTGTTCAAATTCACGCCCAGTTTCTCCGCGCAGGAGGCGGCATTTTTTGATGAAGAGAGCAACAAGGGGCTCAATGACTTCCTTGCCAGACTCGCCAGCGTCGGAAGGCTTGAGGTGCTGGATGGCGATGGCTATTGGCGCCGCGGGATCGTGGGGACGGATTGGAAAAGCGCCTTGCAACCG
Proteins encoded in this window:
- the urtA gene encoding urea ABC transporter substrate-binding protein, which gives rise to MKRRSLIKAFTLTASIAAMGLTWTVQAAETIKVGILHSLSGTMAISETSLKDMALMTIDEINAKGGVNGKMLEPVVVDPASNWPLFAEKGRQLLTQDKVAVVFGCWTSVSRKSVLPVFEELNGLLFYPVQYEGEEMSPNVFYTGAAPNQQAIPAVEYLMSEEGGSAKRYFLLGTDYVYPRTTNKILRSFLHSKGVADKDIEEVYTPFGHSDYQTIVANIKKFSAGGKTAVISTVNGDSNVPFYKELANQGLKATDVPVVAFSVGEEELRGIDTKPLVGNLAAWNYFESVENPANKKFVADWKAYAKKHNLPGADKAVTNDPMEATYVGIHMWAQAAEKAKSTDVDKVREALGGQTFAAPSGYTLTMDKTNHHLHKPVMIGEIQADGQFNVVWQTEGPIRAQPWSPFIPGNDKKPEYAVKSN
- a CDS encoding DUF4329 domain-containing protein — encoded protein: MNDTSINTSSKSPVAVKFPALGPSFISADDAAYWVHRQMAGRRDKAYGGVIVERSDGKFQPTLPVAGRTGFFDFSALLYIGSPTGELLSPVGCSGAAFYLFNPAEHADVLRFHPDWTADQIGLYLGFFSRAHIVSYMQDPSSYGQRHYVSGPDGSLIKYQSSDVSADKKLFEPAIKPFASFADVERLIQTMVRIGTLNVLVANAQWGGVRGQVPGNWTPGTAVTSRLMTVNVQPFYGPVFDRAYKAIEAVAQTLTTSHDSAGLGFVLKSAGSPDCVATYPTPSSPPQTALLKTFPTTADRKLEPVLDYALDGVYFVSQPDAVQSASEPWLYERFFSTDNLAAGISFSTQDVYRQEYADYLKVYGWIGDGAVLQYRPSVHIKEVPLEDSASLNAQLKAGTLKPMDYVRQVAAAGELTVLKDSALWDVVGIVGPDWEPYAGSRRMSPVFVMADDAARFAHDEIGSRRDQGYVGLILQDRHNRFVATEPVWTATQRFALDRLCPLDASGAPVILTEGYSLHGMYASRWRADSRVVSDADEEERLMLAQMFTDNDIRAVLEKRKHVAAFYLSGSADSLLVYSPDERSVGATKRLQERVAMLADGNTLIARELTAGTLEPGKVVDELARTGRLRVVVGNEVWGPRGTVLGDDVSNEIGSSDVAAPALGAVFSSPEDVVLSARDRARGDYRAAASGLGFILRHKNRNEYVATETVPARRLEVLNQSSDFGAPVLIEEFHTFGLFYSASWMPQRLSTADAWFARHFVPVSDLAAAIYDDKDTQRLTHHQDLSIFIATLDGALLRFKYSSSSTQFDKKGAQELASVLANDTPPYAKVIRLIASAGELEVLRTSELWDEPGVVDADWKPYAQLQRRALSPVFLLQDDAVRYAMAQLGSRRERVYGGLVLRRVDGLFVATLPVAVAVENFPANWIRLDDLAEKGLFLAGSTVVARYHSRVHIEPIFALSSRERDVYLNMFSTNFLSDILPTSVGSQSLSPGKEYLLGLDNSLISYTLSGNAAEKKLAGALAAPSQLQRWHNAIELQMRSGALSPSDYVNQVARAGLLQVVQGSRLWGEAKQVSGWVPYPDVISPELHRFAVADPTLSPVFTQMDDAVRHIHRMEAPRTRLRFGFVLKSLGSERYVTTLPIVGEQGRLSLDRVFPNGLLPLGYDIQGIYLCPSTASGQRAHDFTLSFISPLDLVRGMEAVMVTTAKGFTYRSVYLSCADGALLQYEPTSNAAQWGSFQATVAYEKILQSGRESLVEYLRKVIRHGELRAVVRSTFWSPLKGIAKGALTGGGLVSWPQDNRFALGPIFAHADDAARSAQRLVGEYVGQQSLGGVLVRQATASFVAVEPLADGLDSGAASRLFYSGPGGPIAPVTVPGAPQLPIPVFPQGYKWVAVHQFYKAFNQFVTGLSAADRLLMNHLALADLRFCTNVVSKSGALGGSCYFTGRGGSLFKFTPSFSAQEAAFFDEESNKGLNDFLARLASVGRLEVLDGDGYWRRGIVGTDWKSALQPTVRPVHDEL